In Athene noctua chromosome 8, bAthNoc1.hap1.1, whole genome shotgun sequence, a genomic segment contains:
- the ZBTB38 gene encoding zinc finger and BTB domain-containing protein 38 isoform X1, whose amino-acid sequence MLMTVMSHSKDLKDDFHSDTVLSILNEQRIRGILCDVTIIVEDTKFKAHSNVLAASSLYFKNIFWSRTICISGHVLELDDLKAEVFTEILNYIYSSTVVVKRQETVTDLAAAGKKLGISFLEDLTDINFSSSPCPYAYCINEKGTVKEEKHEKRHEDSAVTNGPRITNAFSIFETENSLFSPLDLRASFKKVSETVQAPNIDRSEVCKDAEPASTLAEHSYAVSSGGDTFQGTPFLEQDSSPSYKMGEDHYENLQATPVSQPGKQACSTAKSAFKPQGTGLAIAKVPASTVTTTEAQHEAATDQTIISFPKPQNKAGDFHLTREEENNSASGSGSVATVVPPVYSCNCCAQSFNDSALLSTHLQLHSEHQETFVCKYCSKQFANLNILESHEKVCMRSSSLSVHNGNEQNFADNYTATDGRNGSSYANAESLLSENSIADYSNTNCTLPETDHLVKVVDGQILYTCVVCKRSYVTLSSLRRHANVHSWRRTYPCHYCNKVFALAEYRTRHEIWHTGERRYQCIFCLETFMTYYILKNHQKSFHAIDHRLSVNKKTANGGLKPSMYPYKLYRLLPMKCRRLPYKSYRNSSYENVQTSSQVSETASSNCFIQSSLSSDLQPLNFQSNIIANNRTLALDTSSCNDTASSTNPQNSSSWGVGILNSDLQRDFFTTEKRVSTAANDSGSQECDSSVVSLTNVNENSTSVISYGSSAPSVIMHSSRVSSVIMHSKTVTSVENSKTESSNNVPSQSVNDDCKYGSDNYGKCITKSKTIKEKKKPLLYNRAEAAEDTQHVTGSGGSSTKTTTTVQESSKTETYIAKPALPGTSTDSNVAPLCQITVKIGNEAIVKRHILGSKLFCKRGRKSKHESKQDNLIEESEMEIKERSPSRLYSSECLELTEMCDDVSDQDSSDKPWRPYYNYKPKKKSKQLRKMKKTKWRKKHGSKNTIMESPNTCSREYALRNAPEEKAISQEENTEMPNLHCELCERDQSSTAEIQEHVHWHVAPSKPYICELCQKQFQSPSTLKMHMRCHTGEKPYTCKTCGKCFSVPGNLQKHERIHLGVKDFVCQYCNKAFTLNETLKIHERIHTGEKRYHCQFCFQSFLYLSTKRNHEQRHVREHNGKGYACFQCPKICKTAAALGMHQKKHLFKSSGPQDRKEQFCNESTKLLENPHFLRSEGSEVNSIQNVTPEVIL is encoded by the exons ATGTTG atgACAGTCATGTCCCATTCAAAGGATCTCAAAGACGACTTCCACAGTGACActgttctttccattttaaatgaACAGCGCATTCGGGGTATTTTATGTGATGTCACCATAATTGTGGAAGATACCAAATTTAAAGCCCATAGTAATGTGCTGGCAGCTTCAAGCctttactttaaaaacattttttggaGTCGTACTATCTGTATTTCAGGTCATGTACTGGAGTTAGATGATCTCAAAGCTGAAGTGTTTACAGAAATTCTGAATTACATCTACAGTTCCACAGTAGTTGTTAAGAGGCAGGAGACTGTAACGGACcttgcagctgcagggaaaaaacTGGGAATATCATTTCTAGAAGATCTTACAgatattaatttttcaagttcCCCCTGCCCATATGCATACTGTATTAATGAAAAAGGGACTGTCAAAGAGGAAAAGCATGAAAAGAGACACGAAGACTCTGCTGTGACAAATGGACCACGAATTACAAATGCATTCTcaatttttgaaacagaaaacagtttgttTTCTCCACTTGATTTGAGGGCAAGCTTTAAAAAGGTATCTGAGACAGTACAAGCTCCCAACATCGACAGAAGCGAGGTTTGCAAGGATGCTGAGCCAGCCAGTACGCTGGCCGAACACTCTTATGCAGTGTCTTCTGGGGGAGATACTTTTCAAGGAACACCTTTTCTTGAGCAGGATAGCAGCCCTTCATACAAGATGGGTGAAGACCACTATGAAAATCTCCAAGCTACACCTGTCAGTCAGCCAGGAAAACAAGCATGTAGTACTGCTAAGAGTGCTTTTAAGCCCCAGGGAACTGGTTTGGCTATAGCAAAAGTACCGGCCTCTACAGTAACCACTACAGAAGCCCAACATGAAGCAGCTACTGATCAGacaattatttcctttccaaaaccTCAAAATAAAGCAGGAGATTTCCATTTAActagagaagaggaaaacaattCTGCTAGTGGCTCTGGATCTGTGGCAACTGTCGTTCCACCTGTTTACAGTTGTAACTGTTGCGCACAGTCGTTCAATGACAGTGCGTTACTCAGTACTCATCTTCAGCTCCATTCAGAGCATCAGGAGACTTTCGTATGCAAATATTGCAGCAAACAATTTGCAAATCTAAATATACTGGAAAGTCATGAAAAAGTCTGCATGAGATCAAGTAGTTTATCGGTTCACAATGGAAATGAACAAAATTTTGCAGATAACTATACAGCTACAGATGGAAGGAATGGAAGTTCATATGCAAATGCAGAGTCTTTGTTGTCTGAAAACAGCATTGCTGATTATTCTAACACAAACTGCACTTTACCAGAGACAGATCACTTGGTTAAAGTCGTTGATGGACAGATATTATATACTTGCGTTGTTTGCAAGCGCAGTTATGTAACGCTGTCTAGCCTTCGAAGACATGCAAACGTGCATTCATGGAGAAGAACATACCCTTGTCACTACTGCAATAAAGTATTTGCATTAGCTGAGTATCGCACCAGGCATGAGATCTGGCATACTGGAGAAAGACGGTATCAGTGCATTTTCTGCCTGGAGACTTTCATGACTTACTATATACTAAAAAATCATCAGAAGTCTTTCCATGCAATTGACCATCGTCTCTCAGTAAATAAAAAGACAGCAAATGGAGGCTTAAAACCAAGTATGTACCCATACAAACTTTATCGACTTTTACCTATGAAATGCAGGCGACTACCTTACAAGTCCTACCGAAATTCTTCATATGAAAATGTTCAAACAAGTAGCCAGGTTAGCGAAACTGCTTCTTCTAACTGCTTCATTCAGAGTTCTCTTAGCTCTGATCTACAACCCCTGAATTTTCAAAGTAATATAATAGCAAACAACAGAACTCTTGCCTTGGATACATCTTCATGTAACGATACAGCATCTTCTACGAATCCTCAGAATTCTTCCTCTTGGGGAGTAGGTATCTTAAATTCTGACTTGCAGAGGGACTTTTTCACAACTGAAAAAAGAGTTTCCACTGCTGCAAATGACTCTGGTTCTCAGGAGTGTGATTCCTCAGTTGTATCTTTAACTAATGTGAATGAAAATTCAACCTCTGTCATCAGTTATGGCAGTTCTGCACCCTCTGTTATAATGCACAGTAGCAGAGTTTCATCAGTAATAATGCACAGTAAAACAGTCACTTCTGTAGAAAACAGTAAGACAGAATCTTCAAATAATGTACCTAGTCAATCTGTAAATGATGATTGTAAATATGGGTCAGATAATTATGGGAAGTGCATTACAAAATCAAAAActattaaggagaaaaagaaaccacTGCTGTACAACAGAGCAGAAGCAGCTGAGGATACGCAGCATGTCACAGGATCTGGAGGTTCATCTACCAAAACAACTACTACAGTCCAAGAATCGAGTAAAACTGAAACGTACATTGCAAAGCCTGCCTTACCTGGAACATCTACTGACAGCAATGTTGCACCTCTTTGTCAAATAACAGTAAAAATTGGTAATGAGGCTATTGTAAAAAGACATATATTAGGATCGAAGCTGTTTTGTAAAAGGGGCCGAAAATCTAAACACGAGTCCAAGCAGGACAACCTAATTGAGGaatcagaaatggaaataaaagaaagaagccCATCTAGGCTATATAGCTCAGAATGCCTGGAGCTGACAGAAATGTGTGATGACGTAAGTGATCAGGACTCCAGTGATAAACCCTGGAGACCCTATTATAAttacaaaccaaaaaagaaatccaaacagttaagaaaaatgaaaaagaccaAATGGAGGAAAAAGCATGGAAGCAAGAACACCATTATGGAAAGCCCCAACACATGCAGTCGAGAGTATGCACTCAGGAATGCTCCTGAGGAAAAGGCGATCAGTCAGGAAGAGAACACGGAAATGCCTAATCTTCATTGTGAGCTCTGTGAAAGAGATCAGTCTTCCACTGCAGAAATTCAAGAACACGTGCACTGGCATGTAGCTCCTTCAAAGCCTTACATTTGTGAGTTATGCCAAAAACAATTTCAGAGTCCATCcactttaaaaatgcatatgAGGTGTCACACTGGGGAAAAGCCCTATACTTGTAAAACCTGTGGTAAATGTTTCTCAGTTCCTGGAAATCTACAGAAACATGAACGTATTCACCTGGGTGTAAAAGACTTTGTCTGCCAATACTGTAATAAGGCGTTCACTTTAAATGAAACACTCAAAATACATGAAAGAATCCATACTGGAGAAAAACGCTACCACTGTCAGTTCTGCTTTCAGAGCTTCTTGTATCTTTCTACCAAGAGGAACCATGAGCAAAGGCATGTACGTGAGCATAATGGAAAAGGATACGCTTGCTTTCAATGCCCCAAAATTTGCAagacagcagctgctctgggaatGCACCAGAAGAAACATTTATTCAAAAGTTCAGGTCCGCAAGATAGAAAAGAACAGTTTTGCAATGAAAGTACTAAACTTTTGGAAAATCCACATTTCCTCAGGTCAGAAGGAAGTGAAGTAAACAGTATACAAAATGTAACTCCAGAAGTTATACTCTGA
- the ZBTB38 gene encoding zinc finger and BTB domain-containing protein 38 isoform X2, whose translation MTVMSHSKDLKDDFHSDTVLSILNEQRIRGILCDVTIIVEDTKFKAHSNVLAASSLYFKNIFWSRTICISGHVLELDDLKAEVFTEILNYIYSSTVVVKRQETVTDLAAAGKKLGISFLEDLTDINFSSSPCPYAYCINEKGTVKEEKHEKRHEDSAVTNGPRITNAFSIFETENSLFSPLDLRASFKKVSETVQAPNIDRSEVCKDAEPASTLAEHSYAVSSGGDTFQGTPFLEQDSSPSYKMGEDHYENLQATPVSQPGKQACSTAKSAFKPQGTGLAIAKVPASTVTTTEAQHEAATDQTIISFPKPQNKAGDFHLTREEENNSASGSGSVATVVPPVYSCNCCAQSFNDSALLSTHLQLHSEHQETFVCKYCSKQFANLNILESHEKVCMRSSSLSVHNGNEQNFADNYTATDGRNGSSYANAESLLSENSIADYSNTNCTLPETDHLVKVVDGQILYTCVVCKRSYVTLSSLRRHANVHSWRRTYPCHYCNKVFALAEYRTRHEIWHTGERRYQCIFCLETFMTYYILKNHQKSFHAIDHRLSVNKKTANGGLKPSMYPYKLYRLLPMKCRRLPYKSYRNSSYENVQTSSQVSETASSNCFIQSSLSSDLQPLNFQSNIIANNRTLALDTSSCNDTASSTNPQNSSSWGVGILNSDLQRDFFTTEKRVSTAANDSGSQECDSSVVSLTNVNENSTSVISYGSSAPSVIMHSSRVSSVIMHSKTVTSVENSKTESSNNVPSQSVNDDCKYGSDNYGKCITKSKTIKEKKKPLLYNRAEAAEDTQHVTGSGGSSTKTTTTVQESSKTETYIAKPALPGTSTDSNVAPLCQITVKIGNEAIVKRHILGSKLFCKRGRKSKHESKQDNLIEESEMEIKERSPSRLYSSECLELTEMCDDVSDQDSSDKPWRPYYNYKPKKKSKQLRKMKKTKWRKKHGSKNTIMESPNTCSREYALRNAPEEKAISQEENTEMPNLHCELCERDQSSTAEIQEHVHWHVAPSKPYICELCQKQFQSPSTLKMHMRCHTGEKPYTCKTCGKCFSVPGNLQKHERIHLGVKDFVCQYCNKAFTLNETLKIHERIHTGEKRYHCQFCFQSFLYLSTKRNHEQRHVREHNGKGYACFQCPKICKTAAALGMHQKKHLFKSSGPQDRKEQFCNESTKLLENPHFLRSEGSEVNSIQNVTPEVIL comes from the coding sequence atgACAGTCATGTCCCATTCAAAGGATCTCAAAGACGACTTCCACAGTGACActgttctttccattttaaatgaACAGCGCATTCGGGGTATTTTATGTGATGTCACCATAATTGTGGAAGATACCAAATTTAAAGCCCATAGTAATGTGCTGGCAGCTTCAAGCctttactttaaaaacattttttggaGTCGTACTATCTGTATTTCAGGTCATGTACTGGAGTTAGATGATCTCAAAGCTGAAGTGTTTACAGAAATTCTGAATTACATCTACAGTTCCACAGTAGTTGTTAAGAGGCAGGAGACTGTAACGGACcttgcagctgcagggaaaaaacTGGGAATATCATTTCTAGAAGATCTTACAgatattaatttttcaagttcCCCCTGCCCATATGCATACTGTATTAATGAAAAAGGGACTGTCAAAGAGGAAAAGCATGAAAAGAGACACGAAGACTCTGCTGTGACAAATGGACCACGAATTACAAATGCATTCTcaatttttgaaacagaaaacagtttgttTTCTCCACTTGATTTGAGGGCAAGCTTTAAAAAGGTATCTGAGACAGTACAAGCTCCCAACATCGACAGAAGCGAGGTTTGCAAGGATGCTGAGCCAGCCAGTACGCTGGCCGAACACTCTTATGCAGTGTCTTCTGGGGGAGATACTTTTCAAGGAACACCTTTTCTTGAGCAGGATAGCAGCCCTTCATACAAGATGGGTGAAGACCACTATGAAAATCTCCAAGCTACACCTGTCAGTCAGCCAGGAAAACAAGCATGTAGTACTGCTAAGAGTGCTTTTAAGCCCCAGGGAACTGGTTTGGCTATAGCAAAAGTACCGGCCTCTACAGTAACCACTACAGAAGCCCAACATGAAGCAGCTACTGATCAGacaattatttcctttccaaaaccTCAAAATAAAGCAGGAGATTTCCATTTAActagagaagaggaaaacaattCTGCTAGTGGCTCTGGATCTGTGGCAACTGTCGTTCCACCTGTTTACAGTTGTAACTGTTGCGCACAGTCGTTCAATGACAGTGCGTTACTCAGTACTCATCTTCAGCTCCATTCAGAGCATCAGGAGACTTTCGTATGCAAATATTGCAGCAAACAATTTGCAAATCTAAATATACTGGAAAGTCATGAAAAAGTCTGCATGAGATCAAGTAGTTTATCGGTTCACAATGGAAATGAACAAAATTTTGCAGATAACTATACAGCTACAGATGGAAGGAATGGAAGTTCATATGCAAATGCAGAGTCTTTGTTGTCTGAAAACAGCATTGCTGATTATTCTAACACAAACTGCACTTTACCAGAGACAGATCACTTGGTTAAAGTCGTTGATGGACAGATATTATATACTTGCGTTGTTTGCAAGCGCAGTTATGTAACGCTGTCTAGCCTTCGAAGACATGCAAACGTGCATTCATGGAGAAGAACATACCCTTGTCACTACTGCAATAAAGTATTTGCATTAGCTGAGTATCGCACCAGGCATGAGATCTGGCATACTGGAGAAAGACGGTATCAGTGCATTTTCTGCCTGGAGACTTTCATGACTTACTATATACTAAAAAATCATCAGAAGTCTTTCCATGCAATTGACCATCGTCTCTCAGTAAATAAAAAGACAGCAAATGGAGGCTTAAAACCAAGTATGTACCCATACAAACTTTATCGACTTTTACCTATGAAATGCAGGCGACTACCTTACAAGTCCTACCGAAATTCTTCATATGAAAATGTTCAAACAAGTAGCCAGGTTAGCGAAACTGCTTCTTCTAACTGCTTCATTCAGAGTTCTCTTAGCTCTGATCTACAACCCCTGAATTTTCAAAGTAATATAATAGCAAACAACAGAACTCTTGCCTTGGATACATCTTCATGTAACGATACAGCATCTTCTACGAATCCTCAGAATTCTTCCTCTTGGGGAGTAGGTATCTTAAATTCTGACTTGCAGAGGGACTTTTTCACAACTGAAAAAAGAGTTTCCACTGCTGCAAATGACTCTGGTTCTCAGGAGTGTGATTCCTCAGTTGTATCTTTAACTAATGTGAATGAAAATTCAACCTCTGTCATCAGTTATGGCAGTTCTGCACCCTCTGTTATAATGCACAGTAGCAGAGTTTCATCAGTAATAATGCACAGTAAAACAGTCACTTCTGTAGAAAACAGTAAGACAGAATCTTCAAATAATGTACCTAGTCAATCTGTAAATGATGATTGTAAATATGGGTCAGATAATTATGGGAAGTGCATTACAAAATCAAAAActattaaggagaaaaagaaaccacTGCTGTACAACAGAGCAGAAGCAGCTGAGGATACGCAGCATGTCACAGGATCTGGAGGTTCATCTACCAAAACAACTACTACAGTCCAAGAATCGAGTAAAACTGAAACGTACATTGCAAAGCCTGCCTTACCTGGAACATCTACTGACAGCAATGTTGCACCTCTTTGTCAAATAACAGTAAAAATTGGTAATGAGGCTATTGTAAAAAGACATATATTAGGATCGAAGCTGTTTTGTAAAAGGGGCCGAAAATCTAAACACGAGTCCAAGCAGGACAACCTAATTGAGGaatcagaaatggaaataaaagaaagaagccCATCTAGGCTATATAGCTCAGAATGCCTGGAGCTGACAGAAATGTGTGATGACGTAAGTGATCAGGACTCCAGTGATAAACCCTGGAGACCCTATTATAAttacaaaccaaaaaagaaatccaaacagttaagaaaaatgaaaaagaccaAATGGAGGAAAAAGCATGGAAGCAAGAACACCATTATGGAAAGCCCCAACACATGCAGTCGAGAGTATGCACTCAGGAATGCTCCTGAGGAAAAGGCGATCAGTCAGGAAGAGAACACGGAAATGCCTAATCTTCATTGTGAGCTCTGTGAAAGAGATCAGTCTTCCACTGCAGAAATTCAAGAACACGTGCACTGGCATGTAGCTCCTTCAAAGCCTTACATTTGTGAGTTATGCCAAAAACAATTTCAGAGTCCATCcactttaaaaatgcatatgAGGTGTCACACTGGGGAAAAGCCCTATACTTGTAAAACCTGTGGTAAATGTTTCTCAGTTCCTGGAAATCTACAGAAACATGAACGTATTCACCTGGGTGTAAAAGACTTTGTCTGCCAATACTGTAATAAGGCGTTCACTTTAAATGAAACACTCAAAATACATGAAAGAATCCATACTGGAGAAAAACGCTACCACTGTCAGTTCTGCTTTCAGAGCTTCTTGTATCTTTCTACCAAGAGGAACCATGAGCAAAGGCATGTACGTGAGCATAATGGAAAAGGATACGCTTGCTTTCAATGCCCCAAAATTTGCAagacagcagctgctctgggaatGCACCAGAAGAAACATTTATTCAAAAGTTCAGGTCCGCAAGATAGAAAAGAACAGTTTTGCAATGAAAGTACTAAACTTTTGGAAAATCCACATTTCCTCAGGTCAGAAGGAAGTGAAGTAAACAGTATACAAAATGTAACTCCAGAAGTTATACTCTGA